In one window of Helianthus annuus cultivar XRQ/B chromosome 17, HanXRQr2.0-SUNRISE, whole genome shotgun sequence DNA:
- the LOC110873334 gene encoding uncharacterized protein LOC110873334 gives MVTKKGKGIASSSNAPQGDDAQQKRRRLTRVGDPDSEEDAPPRGPKPDWTSGSLLDQPVEWREDLFHEQMNNLKQRGEAFICEKEIREVDFGPFGITAKFNALGWGAAMKCYDGEVKKMYDKQIQEWVASLECPPFKAPSKMRLVGRCNGVKVEMSYDSLRRVAKFDDGPANEYICPSLKDLYHEPNQHPQWQNMLDYLFLPGTTHGKLYRRNLRMAANLLLTLCMYNVVPRRGDKMEVRHQEVPILYMLMHGSPKVPYRFLVLNNIWLSKNSGERKIIPHCRLITALLKKYGAIKGDEKGSYKRFRPFDLKNLGPGWIYKESERFHKLKNRWEKVESIESGCETVTTG, from the coding sequence ATGGTGACGAAAAAGGGGAAAGGAATTGCAAGTTCTTCTAATGCACCTCAAGGGGATGATGCCCAACAAAAGAGGAGGAGATTGACCCGGGTTGGTGACCCGGACTCGGAGGAGGATGCACCTCCAAGGGGTCCGAAGCCGGATTGGACATCCGGTTCATTGTTAGATCAACCCGTAGAATGGAGAGAAGATCTATTTCATGAACAAATGAACAACTTGAAACAAAGAGGTGAAGCATTTATTTGTGAAAAGGAGATACGGGAGGTCGATTTCGGGCCATTCGGGATCACGGCTAAGTTTAACGCATTGGGTTGGGGGGCTGCTATGAAGTGTTATGATGGTGAAGTAAAGAAGATGTATGACAAGCAGATTCAAGAATGGGTGGCATCACTTGAATGTCCCCCGTTTAAGGCCCCAAGCAAGATGAGACTTGTTGGACGGTGTAATGGAGTGAAAGTAGAAATGTCTTATGACTCTTTGCGCCGGGTAGCAAAGTTTGATGACGGGCCAGCCAATGAGTACATCTGCCCGAGTCTCAAGGATCTCTATCACGAGCCCAATCAGCATCCGCAATGGCAAAATATGCTCGATTACCTCTTCCTTCCGGGCACGACACATGGGAAGTTATATCGACGCAATTTAAGAATGGCAGCAAATTTGTTGTTGACGTTATGCATGTACAATGTTGTTCCGAGGCGGGGCGACAAGATGGAAGTGCGGCACCAAGAGGTACCGATCCTATATATGCTGATGCATGGTTCTCCCAAGGTCCCATACCGATTCCTAGTATTGAATAACATCTGGTTGAGCAAGAATAGTGGGGAAAGAAAGATTATACCTCATTGCCGGTTGATCACGGCATTGCTTAAAAAATATGGGGCGATTAAAGGAGACGAAAAAGGTTCTTACAAGAGGTTTAGACCATTCGACCTTAAGAATCTTGGGCCAGGTTGGATTTACAAGGAGTCGGAGAGGTTTCATAAGTTGAAAAACAGATGGGAGAAGGTGGAGAGCATTGAAAGTGGATGCGAGACCGTTACGACCGGGTGA